A window of the Danio aesculapii chromosome 10, fDanAes4.1, whole genome shotgun sequence genome harbors these coding sequences:
- the opn4xa gene encoding opsin 4xa codes for MEESTNVDRGFFRKVDVPDHAHYIVAFFVAVIGALGVIGNLLVMYAFFSNKKLRTPPNYFIMNLAVSDFLMAITQSPIFFINCMYKEWVFGEMGCKMYAFCGALFGITSMINLLAISIDRYIVITKPLQAIRWTSGRRTLIIILVVWIYSLAWSLAPLMGWSSYIPEGLMTSCTWDYVTSTPANKSYTLMLCCFVFFIPLGIISYCYFFMFLAIRSASRDVEKLGSHVRKTTLIQQQSIKTEWKLAKIAFVVIIVFVLSWSPYACVTLIAWAGYSHVLSPYSKAVPAVIAKASAIYNPFIYAIIRSKYRDTLAEKVPCLHFLAQSSRKDISVSNSESSFREHMLSRQSSGSKAKFQRISSMSTADTVWSDVELDPVDQKSQTIRNSQSASLLRDDKWKTQTKHDYKNDRESSEEKSAVTDSGGSLNGGGLDLVSESINMATVPLLMAKNTGEEDQEEEEDETLTGQQDSRSLSPVSNDLPFYQDTEEPHITLSPTSAEQQTTQTRENNLILELKSLNCSSELLESVEKFLS; via the exons TAACAAGAAGCTGCGGACGCCTCCAAACTACTTCATCATGAATCTGGCAGTGAGTGACTTCCTCATGGCCATCACTCAGTCACCCATCTTCTTCATCAACTGCATGTACAAGGAGTGGGTGTTCGGGGAAATGG GCTGTAAGATGTACGCCTTCTGTGGAGCTCTGTTTGGGATCACATCCATGATCAACCTTCTGGCCATTTCTATCGACCGCTACATCGTGATCACCAAACCACTGCAGGCCATCCGCTGGACATCGGGACGCCGAACGCTCATTATTATCCTCGTGGTCTGGATCTACTCGCTGGCCTGGAGTCTGGCACCGCTTATGGGATGGA GTTCCTACATCCCAGAAGGCCTCATGACCTCCTGCACGTGGGACTATGTGACGTCTACTCCTGCCAACAAGAGCTACACCTTGATGCTCTGCTGTTTCGTGTTCTTCATCCCTCTAGGGATCATCTCGTACTGCTACTTCTTCATGTTCCTCGCCATTCGGAGTGCAAGCAG GGATGTGGAGAAGCTGGGTAGCCATGTGAGGAAGACCACCCTCATCCAACAGCAGTCCATAAAGACGGAGTGGAAGCTGGCTAAGATTGCGTTCGTGGTCATCATTGTGTTTGTCCTGTCCTGGTCTCCGTATGCCTGCGTCACACTCATCGCTTGGGCTGG ATACAGCCACGTTCTTTCTCCGTATTCCAAAGCAGTTCCTGCGGTGATCGCCAAAGCATCGGCCATATACAATCCCTTCATCTACGCCATCATACGCTCCAAATACAG agaCACGCTGGCTGAGAAGGTGCCATGTCTGCATTTCCTAGCGCAGTCGTCGCGTAAAGACATCTCGGTGTCCAACAGCGAGTCTTCCTTCAGGGAGCACATGCTGAGCCGACAGTCCTCGGGGTCAAAGGCCAAGTTCCAGCGCATCTCCTCCATGTCCACAGCAGATACG GTCTGGAGTGATGTGGAATTAGATCCTGTGGACCAAAAGAGCCAGACGATCAGAAACTCACAGTCAGCCAGTCTGCTGAGAGACGACAAATGGAAAACGCAAACCAAACACGACTATAAGAACGACAGGGAGAGCAGCGAAGAAAAG TCTGCAGTCACTGACAGCGGCGGCTCTCTGAACGGCGGAGGGCTTGACCTGGTGTCCGAATCCATCAACATGGCCACTGTCCCTCTCCTCATGGCCAAGAACACTGGAGAGGAGGaccaggaggaggaagaggacgaGACTCTGACGGGACAGCAGGACAGCAGATCCCTGAGCCCTGTCAGCAATGACCTGCCTTTTTACCAGGACACGGAGGAGCCACACATCACCCTCAGCCCCACATCAGCAGAGCAGCAAACCACGCAGACCAGAGAAAACAATCTGATCCTGGAGCTCAAGAGTCTGAACTGCTCCAGCGAACTCCTGGAGTCTGTGGAGAAATTCCTCTCCTGA